From the Deinococcus sonorensis KR-87 genome, the window TCCGCAGGAAGTCCAGCGTCTCCACCGTAAAGCGGATGTGCGCGTGCCGCTGCAGCCGCTCCAGCTCCGAGACGATCTCGGCCATGGGCCGGCCCTCGGCGGCGCGCTGCTGGGCGCGGATCGCCTGCATGCCCAGGCCCATTGCGACCGTATGGGTGTCCATGACGGTCACCCGGCCGCCGAAGTCCTGGGCCGCCAGCCGGGCGCTGCCCACCGTGCCGGACAGCTGCCCGCTGATGTGCAGGCTCAGCACCTCGTCGGCCGACTGCAGCGCCTGCTCGTAGGCCGCTGCAAACTCGGCCGGGCTCGGCTGGCTGGTGGACGGCGTCTTCTTGCCTTCGCGCAGGCCCTTGAACAGGTCGGCGGGCGTGATCTCCAGGCCGTCCTTGTACATCTGGCCGCCGAACAGCACGTACAGCGGCACGGACACGATGCCGTACTGGTGTTGCTCCTCCAGCGTCAGGTCACTGGTGGAGTCGGTCACAATGTTGATCATCTGCGGCCAGTCTAGCAGGGTCGGCGGCGGGTCAGCCGCCGGACGAGGCCGCTTCAAGCGGTCCGTAGATGCGGACCAGATCGCGCTGCAGGATGTCCTGGTGGAACGCCTCGCCCTCCAGCCGCAGCAGCTGAGCCCGGCCCGGCTGCGGCTGCACCAGCGCCCAGGCCACCAGCCGGCCCGGCTGCTCCGAGCCGCCCGCCTGCCGCAGGTGCAGATTCTTGCCCGGCTGCACCAGGGCCCGCACCTCGTCCGGCACCAGCACCCACACGTCGTCCTGCTCGGTCACGCCGTGGATCTGCTCCGGCACGTCCAGCCGCACCAGTTCGTCCTTCAGCCACGCCACCGTGTCGGCCCGGCCGCCGATGAAGCCCCGGCGCAGCTCCGGGCGCGGGCTGTTCAGCACGATCGGGGCGCTGTTGCGGCGGCTGTACACCCCGCCAGCTGCCTCCACCAGCGCCATCCCGGCCGCGATGTCCCACTCGCTGCGCGGGCTCATGGTGAAGGTGGCGTCGGCCTCGCCGGCCGAGATGCGCGCCAGCTTCAGCGCGATGCTCCCGCTGGGTTTCATGTGCGGCAGCGGGTAGCGGTGCAGCTCACGCTCGTGCTCCGAGTCCGAGACGGCAATCACGCTGTCCTGGGGCGCGCGGTCACTGAAGCCGCTCGGCTGCCCGTTCTTCCACACGCCCTGGCCCACGATGCCGCTGAACAGCTCATCCTTCTCGGGGGCCAGCACCACGCCCAGCATGGCCTGCCCGTTCACGCTCAGCCCGATGGACACGCAGTAGTCCGGGGTGCCGTCCACGTACTCCTTGGTGCCGTCAATCGGGTCAATGATCCACACGCGCTCGCGGCTCAGGCGCTCGTCGGTGTCGAGCAGTTCCTCGCTCAGGATGCCGTCGTCCGGGAAGGCCTCGCGCAGCCCGGCCACGATCAGTTCGCTGGCCTCCCGGTCGGCCACCGTCACCGGGTCCTCGGCGCTGGTCTTGAGTTCCACGTCGAAGCCGGTGCGGCGGTAGTGCAGCAGAATCTGGGCGGCCTCGCGGGCCAGCTGTTCGGCCACGTCGCGCTCGTGCTGATAGGGAAGAGAAGTCATCGGCGCCCAGTGTAGCGGCTGGGCGTGTCTAGCTTCCGTGTTGCGCCCGGCCCCGCTCAGCCGGTACACTCGGCCCCATGCACGCGGCTTCGCTGAATGCCAATGATGACGATTCCCGATAGGGGACGCCATGCCGTGTACCGCGCCCCCGCCCCCACCCGGAGCGGGGGCGTTCCCGTTTCTCACCAAGGAGCTGCCCCCATGACCACGCCGTCCGAACAGCAAGCCCCCCCGGCCCAGGCCACCCTGCCCCGCACCCTCACCCGCGACCTGGGCCAGCACGACGGCCAGCGGGTGCGCCTGCAGGGCTTCCTGCACGCCCGCCGCGACCTGGGCGGCGTGCAGTTCGCCGTGCTGCGCGACGTGTCCGGCATCGCGCAGGCGGTGGGGTCCGGCCTGAGCCTGCCGCTCACCGAGAGCAGCATCGAGATCGTGGGGACCGTCAAGGCGCACCCCAAGGCCCCGGGCGGGTATGAAGTGCAGATTGAGGACTTCCGGGTGCTGTCGGCAGCCAGGGAGCCGGCCCCGGTCGAGATTCCCAAGATGGAGTGGAACGTCAACCCCGAGACGATGCTGGACTACCGCTACGTGTCGGTGCGCGGCCTGAAGGAGCGGGCGGCGCTGCGGGTGCAGGCGCAGATCGTGCGGGCCTTCCACGAGCACCTCGACGCGGAGGGATTCACCGAGATCAGCACGCCCAAGATCGTGTCGGCGGGGGCCGAGGGCGGCGCGAACCTCTTTAAGCTCGACTACTTCGGCGAGCAGGCGTACCTGGCCCAGAGCCCGCAGCTGTACAAGCAGATCATGGTGGGCGTGTTCGAGCGCGTGTATGAGGTGGCCCCGGTGTACCGCGCCGAGGAGCACGCCACCAGCCGTCACCTCAACGAATACCTGTCGCTGGACGTGGAGATGGGCTTCATCGAGTCGGAAGAGGACGTGATGAACCTGCAAAACCGGCTGCTCGCCAGCATCATGGGCCGGCTGCGCGAGCGCTGCTCCGCCGAGTTCGCGCTGCTGGGCGCCACCATTCCCGACGTGCCGGCGCACATTCCGCGCATTCCGCTGCTGGAAGCCCGCGCGCTGGTGACTGAGAAGTTCGGCCACACGGTGGGCGGCAAGGACCTGGACCCGGAGGCGGAGCGGCTGCTCAGCCAGCACTACGCCGAGACCGAGGGCAGCGACTGGGTGTTCGTGACCAAGTACCCCAAGGCCGCCCGGCCCTTCTACGCCTACCCGGAAGGCGACGTGACCCGCGGCTATGACCTGCTGTTCCGCGGCATCGAGATCACCTCCGGCGGGCAGCGCATCAACGAGTACGACATGCTGATGCAGAGCATCCGGGACTACCGGCTGAATCCCGAGTCGCTGGCCGGCTACAGCGAGGTGTTCAAGTTCGGCATGCCGCCGCACGGCGGATTTGCTATCGGGGCCGAGCGCCTGACCGCCAAGCTGCTGGGCATCCAGAACGTGCGCTATGCCCGCGCCTTCCCGCGCGACCGCCACCGCCTGACCCCGTAAGGCGCACAGACGAGGCGGGCGGCCCACCGTGGGCCGCCCGCCTCACTTCACACCGGAGCCTGCACCTTCAGGCGGGTCTGAAGCTCCTCCCACTCCACCGCCGTCTGGCGGCCCGCCTCGAACTCTGCCTGCAGCTCAGCGTGCAGCCGCCGCACCTCCGGGTCAGTCTTGGGCCGCTCCTCACCGGTGTGCTGCCGGATCAGGAAGATCAGCCCGGCCAGCCCGCTGTCGCGGGTGAGCGAGACTTCCAGCGGCCGGCCCAGCAGCTTCGGCACGTCGAAGGGG encodes:
- the aspS gene encoding aspartate--tRNA(Asn) ligase, which produces MTTPSEQQAPPAQATLPRTLTRDLGQHDGQRVRLQGFLHARRDLGGVQFAVLRDVSGIAQAVGSGLSLPLTESSIEIVGTVKAHPKAPGGYEVQIEDFRVLSAAREPAPVEIPKMEWNVNPETMLDYRYVSVRGLKERAALRVQAQIVRAFHEHLDAEGFTEISTPKIVSAGAEGGANLFKLDYFGEQAYLAQSPQLYKQIMVGVFERVYEVAPVYRAEEHATSRHLNEYLSLDVEMGFIESEEDVMNLQNRLLASIMGRLRERCSAEFALLGATIPDVPAHIPRIPLLEARALVTEKFGHTVGGKDLDPEAERLLSQHYAETEGSDWVFVTKYPKAARPFYAYPEGDVTRGYDLLFRGIEITSGGQRINEYDMLMQSIRDYRLNPESLAGYSEVFKFGMPPHGGFAIGAERLTAKLLGIQNVRYARAFPRDRHRLTP
- a CDS encoding DegV family protein, coding for MINIVTDSTSDLTLEEQHQYGIVSVPLYVLFGGQMYKDGLEITPADLFKGLREGKKTPSTSQPSPAEFAAAYEQALQSADEVLSLHISGQLSGTVGSARLAAQDFGGRVTVMDTHTVAMGLGMQAIRAQQRAAEGRPMAEIVSELERLQRHAHIRFTVETLDFLRMNGRIGGAAALLGGLLNIKPILAVQGGRVEAAGRVRGAKKALSEISQYARDYIRQHGRTRISFICTDGGETTLEELRASLQGQDFEDFGNHKFGAVIATHAGPGTYGLALEPVQA
- a CDS encoding 3'(2'),5'-bisphosphate nucleotidase CysQ family protein, which codes for MTSLPYQHERDVAEQLAREAAQILLHYRRTGFDVELKTSAEDPVTVADREASELIVAGLREAFPDDGILSEELLDTDERLSRERVWIIDPIDGTKEYVDGTPDYCVSIGLSVNGQAMLGVVLAPEKDELFSGIVGQGVWKNGQPSGFSDRAPQDSVIAVSDSEHERELHRYPLPHMKPSGSIALKLARISAGEADATFTMSPRSEWDIAAGMALVEAAGGVYSRRNSAPIVLNSPRPELRRGFIGGRADTVAWLKDELVRLDVPEQIHGVTEQDDVWVLVPDEVRALVQPGKNLHLRQAGGSEQPGRLVAWALVQPQPGRAQLLRLEGEAFHQDILQRDLVRIYGPLEAASSGG